The following are encoded together in the Lagopus muta isolate bLagMut1 chromosome Z, bLagMut1 primary, whole genome shotgun sequence genome:
- the LPL gene encoding lipoprotein lipase isoform X2: MGKTALLVVLCLCVRGAAGSDPEAEMNFEGIESKFSLRTPAEPDEDVCYLVPGQMDSLAQCNFNHTSKTFVVIHGWTVTGMYESWVPKLVDALYKREPDSNVIVVDWLVRAQQHYPVSAAYTKLVGKDVAMFIDWMEEKFNYPLNNVHLLGYSLGAHAAGIAGSLTKKKVNRITGLDPAGPTFEYADAPIRLSPDDADFVDVLHTYTRGSPDRSIGIQKPVGHIDIYPNGGGFQPGCNLGEALRLIAEKGFSDVDQLVKCSHERSIHLFIDSLLYEEKPSMAYRCNTKEAFEKGLCLSCRKNRCNNLGYKVNRVRTKRNTKMYLKTRAQMPYKVFHYQVKIHFFGKTSVTKVDQPFLISLYGTLDESENIAFTLPEVSSNKTFSFLIYTEVDIGDLLMLKLQWEKDTFFSWSDWWTPFAFTIQRVRVKSGETQKKVVFCSRDGSSRLGKGEEAAIFVKCLEQPVSRKRGGAKKASKENSAHESA, from the exons ATGGGGAAAACGGCGTTGCTGGTTGTGCTCTGCCTCTGCGTGCGCGGGGCCGCCGGCTCGGATCCCG AAGCTGAGATGAATTTTGAGGGGATTGAGAGCAAGTTTTCCTTAAGAACACCTGCAGAGCCTGATGAGGATGTCTGCTACCTGGTTCCTGGGCAGATGGACAGCTTGGCACAGTGCAACTTCAACCATACCAGTAAAACCTTTGTGGTGATCCATGGGTGGACG GTGACAGGAATGTATGAAAGCTGGGTCCCGAAGCTGGTGGATGCTCTGTACAAGAGGGAACCTGATTCAAATGTTATAGTTGTGGACTGGCTGGTTCGAGCTCAGCAGCACTACCCAGTGTCTGCTGCTTACACGAAGCTGGTGGGAAAGGATGTTGCTATGTTTATTGACTGGATGGAG GAGAAGTTCAATTACCCTCTCAACAATGTCCACTTGCTGGGGTACAGTCTGGGTGCTCATGCTGCTGGGATTGCTGGGAGTCTAACCAAGAAGAAAGTGAACAGAATTACTG GTCTGGATCCTGCTGGTCCCACCTTTGAGTATGCTGACGCCCCTATCCGCCTCTCCCCGGACGATGCTGACTTTGTGGATGTTCTGCACACCTACACTCGAGGCTCTCCAGATCGCAGCATTGGAATTCAGAAACCTGTTGGACATATCGATATCTACCCTAATGGTGGAGGTTTCCAGCCAGGCTGCAACTTGGGAGAAGCTCTCCGCCTGATTGCTGAAAAAGGCTTTTCAG atgtGGATCAGCTGGTGAAGTGCTCTCATGAGCGATCCATCCATCTCTTTATTGACTCGCTCCTCTATGAAGAGAAGCCCAGCATGGCCTATCGCTGCAACACAAAAGAGGCCTTTGAGAAGGGCCTCTGCCTAAGCTGCCGGAAGAACCGTTGCAACAACTTGGGTTATAAGGTCAACAGAGTgagaacaaagagaaacacCAAAATGTACTTGAAGACCCGCGCTCAGATGCCCTACAAAG tCTTCCATTATCAGGTCAAGATACATTTCTTCGGAAAGACCAGTGTGACCAAGGTAGACCAGCCATTCCTGATCTCTCTGTATGGCACTCTAGATGAGAGTGAGAACATTGCTTTCACACT GcctgaagtctcttccaacaAGACCTTCTCCTTCTTGATCTACACCGAAGTGGACATTGGTGACCTGCTTATGCTAAAGCTGCAGTGGGAGAAAGATACCTTCTTCAGCTGGTCAGACTGGTGGACTCCATTTGCATTTACCATCCAGAGAGTCAGAGTGAAGTCAGGCGAAACTCAAAAAAA GGTGGTATTCTGTTCTCGAGATGGCAGCTCACGTCTTGGTAAAGGAGAAGAGGCAGCAATATTTGTGAAGTGCCTTGAGCAGCCCGTCAGCAGGAAGAGGGGAGG tGCCAAGAAAGCCTCTAAAGAAAATTCTGCACATGAGTCTGCTTAA
- the LPL gene encoding lipoprotein lipase isoform X1: MGKTALLVVLCLCVRGAAGSDPAEAEMNFEGIESKFSLRTPAEPDEDVCYLVPGQMDSLAQCNFNHTSKTFVVIHGWTVTGMYESWVPKLVDALYKREPDSNVIVVDWLVRAQQHYPVSAAYTKLVGKDVAMFIDWMEEKFNYPLNNVHLLGYSLGAHAAGIAGSLTKKKVNRITGLDPAGPTFEYADAPIRLSPDDADFVDVLHTYTRGSPDRSIGIQKPVGHIDIYPNGGGFQPGCNLGEALRLIAEKGFSDVDQLVKCSHERSIHLFIDSLLYEEKPSMAYRCNTKEAFEKGLCLSCRKNRCNNLGYKVNRVRTKRNTKMYLKTRAQMPYKVFHYQVKIHFFGKTSVTKVDQPFLISLYGTLDESENIAFTLPEVSSNKTFSFLIYTEVDIGDLLMLKLQWEKDTFFSWSDWWTPFAFTIQRVRVKSGETQKKVVFCSRDGSSRLGKGEEAAIFVKCLEQPVSRKRGGAKKASKENSAHESA; the protein is encoded by the exons ATGGGGAAAACGGCGTTGCTGGTTGTGCTCTGCCTCTGCGTGCGCGGGGCCGCCGGCTCGGATCCCG CAGAAGCTGAGATGAATTTTGAGGGGATTGAGAGCAAGTTTTCCTTAAGAACACCTGCAGAGCCTGATGAGGATGTCTGCTACCTGGTTCCTGGGCAGATGGACAGCTTGGCACAGTGCAACTTCAACCATACCAGTAAAACCTTTGTGGTGATCCATGGGTGGACG GTGACAGGAATGTATGAAAGCTGGGTCCCGAAGCTGGTGGATGCTCTGTACAAGAGGGAACCTGATTCAAATGTTATAGTTGTGGACTGGCTGGTTCGAGCTCAGCAGCACTACCCAGTGTCTGCTGCTTACACGAAGCTGGTGGGAAAGGATGTTGCTATGTTTATTGACTGGATGGAG GAGAAGTTCAATTACCCTCTCAACAATGTCCACTTGCTGGGGTACAGTCTGGGTGCTCATGCTGCTGGGATTGCTGGGAGTCTAACCAAGAAGAAAGTGAACAGAATTACTG GTCTGGATCCTGCTGGTCCCACCTTTGAGTATGCTGACGCCCCTATCCGCCTCTCCCCGGACGATGCTGACTTTGTGGATGTTCTGCACACCTACACTCGAGGCTCTCCAGATCGCAGCATTGGAATTCAGAAACCTGTTGGACATATCGATATCTACCCTAATGGTGGAGGTTTCCAGCCAGGCTGCAACTTGGGAGAAGCTCTCCGCCTGATTGCTGAAAAAGGCTTTTCAG atgtGGATCAGCTGGTGAAGTGCTCTCATGAGCGATCCATCCATCTCTTTATTGACTCGCTCCTCTATGAAGAGAAGCCCAGCATGGCCTATCGCTGCAACACAAAAGAGGCCTTTGAGAAGGGCCTCTGCCTAAGCTGCCGGAAGAACCGTTGCAACAACTTGGGTTATAAGGTCAACAGAGTgagaacaaagagaaacacCAAAATGTACTTGAAGACCCGCGCTCAGATGCCCTACAAAG tCTTCCATTATCAGGTCAAGATACATTTCTTCGGAAAGACCAGTGTGACCAAGGTAGACCAGCCATTCCTGATCTCTCTGTATGGCACTCTAGATGAGAGTGAGAACATTGCTTTCACACT GcctgaagtctcttccaacaAGACCTTCTCCTTCTTGATCTACACCGAAGTGGACATTGGTGACCTGCTTATGCTAAAGCTGCAGTGGGAGAAAGATACCTTCTTCAGCTGGTCAGACTGGTGGACTCCATTTGCATTTACCATCCAGAGAGTCAGAGTGAAGTCAGGCGAAACTCAAAAAAA GGTGGTATTCTGTTCTCGAGATGGCAGCTCACGTCTTGGTAAAGGAGAAGAGGCAGCAATATTTGTGAAGTGCCTTGAGCAGCCCGTCAGCAGGAAGAGGGGAGG tGCCAAGAAAGCCTCTAAAGAAAATTCTGCACATGAGTCTGCTTAA